The DNA sequence ACGCGCCCCCCTGCATATTTACCGTTCGTCCGAAGAGGGCTTTGATCTGCTTATCAATCCCGAAATTTTCGAAAAGAGGCGCCCTGCCTTTATAAAGTTTTACGATCTTCTCCTGGGTAGGGGCAATGTTACGGATGTAGGCGCCTATTTCAGAATAGGTAATAGGATCGTCTACATAAATGTTCTGGAAATCAGGGTTCAGGATATCCCGTAAGATGCTGGAAGTCCGGTCAATTTCCCCGACGATCTTCTGAGAGGGCTCCGTAACTTTAAGCCGTACGGCAAATGCCTCCCATTTTTCGATCAGTTCCTTGAGATCGTTATGAAGCTCCGCCACACTTACGCCTTCCGATACCGTGCGAATGATCACGCCGAAATTCCTGGGCCGGATATTTTCTACCAGTTTCCGCAAACGGGTGCGTTCCGCGTTTCCCTTGATCTTCTTTGACAAAGAGATCACGTTGGAAAAGGGTACAAGCACCAGGTACCGTCCGGCCAGCGATATGTCTGAACTCAGCCGGGGGCCTTTGTTGGAAATAGGCTCTTTGGCAATCTGGACAGGAATCAGCTGATTTTTGCTGAGTACTTCAGTGATCTTGCCGCCCTTATTTATATCTTCTTCCGACTTGAAGTTGTTCAGAAGATGATATTTTCTTCCGCTCCTGATGTCTTTGGAGATCTTAAGCAGGGAACGCACCTGCGGACCCAGGTCAAGGTAATGCAAAAAAGCATCACGCTCATAGCCTACGTCCACAAATGCAGCATTCAGGCCCGGCATAATCTTCTTTATACGGCCCAGATAGATATCTCCTACAACGTAGTTGTTGGTGCCTTGCTCCTGATGAAGCTCAATAAGCTGTTTGTCTTTGAGCAAGGCAATGGTAACGCCCGAAGGCGTACCGTTGATAAGTAATTCCTTTACCACCGTTGGAAAATGCCTTCCTCACCTGCATCCGCGCTATTAAAGTTGGATGTTGGTGTCAATTTATTTCTTCTTGTGTCTGTTTTTCCTCAGGCGTTTTTTTCTCTTGTGGGTGGCCATTTTATGTCTCTTCCTCTTCTTACCACTTGGCATAACTTAATTTTTTTAATGTTAGATAATAATTACTTCAATTCCTCTATGATATTGTCGATCATCGATGTGAACTGAGGATCGACAATATACTTTTTCGTTGTCTCGTAGGCGGCGATGGCATTTTCTTTCTCTCCCAGCTGCCGGTAAGCTTCGCCGAGATAGAAATAAACTTCTCCCCCGGGCTGGCTCTCTACTACTGTCAAAAAGCGGTCTCTTGCTTTTTCATACTGCCCGGTTTGCATGGAAAATTTACCGAGCGTAAGATTAGCCCCGGGATTCCCGGGATCCTTTTCCACTACTCCCAGGAGCAATTGTATGCCCTTCATGGGAGCCGGAGTCCCTTCTACCGTTACCGCGCCTAAACCGGTTTGAGCATCCAGGTTTTCCGGATCCAGTTGCAGGGCATGCTGGTAAGCACTTAATGCTTTATCTACCAGGAAAGACCGCTGAATGGTGTCACTCATTGTTTTGTATCCTTCCCTGAGCTGGTCGCCGGCCTTAAGCCAGTTCCCGGCGGTAGGTTGCTTTTCTGCAAGCTCCATATAGTACAGGCCGCTTACATTGCTGATATTCAGTTCCTCCCATTCACCGGCGAGCTTTTTGAGAAGGGCCGTATCGCCTGGTTTTTCTGCCAGTTCCTTCTCAATTTCTTCAATCTCAACAAGCAGTGAAGGATTTATGTTTTGCTTTTCAGCTTCCGCCAGTTCGGCCGGGCCGAAAGCAGCTTCTGTTCCCGCCGGTTCTGAGCTGTTTTCCTCTTCAGGATTGACCAGGCCTTTTACCGGGAGCAGGTATAAGGCGGTTATCAGTATTCCTACTGATAAAATAACTCCTATTTGTTTTCCTGAAAACAAGATCTATTTGATTAATTCTGCCTGTGAACTTTTCTTCTTGCTGGAATTCTTTACTTTTTCAACAAATACTTTAGCCGGTTTGAAACTGGGGATATGATGTTCCGGAATAATGATAGCAGTATTCTTTGAAATGTTCCTTGCAGTTTTCTGGGCCCGTTTTTTTACAACAAAGCTTCCGAAGCCCCTCACATAAATATTATTACCTTCGATCATCGAGGTTTTTACCACTTTGAAAAAGGCTTCGATGGTCTCGGCAACATCGACTTTTTCGATCCCTGTTTTGTTTGCAATTTCTGCAATCACTTCTGCTTTCGTCATATTATTATACGTTTGTCCATGATGTAAATTCTTCATTATTTAGGGGTTGCGAAATTAGCTCTTTTTATTGAAAACAAAAAGAAACTCTCTGGATTTTGTTTCGGGCTTTACTTCCGGCAGCAGTTTTGCCTGCCTGTAAAGCCCCTTTCCAATACATAGCCCGCACCCGGATTCCAGGGGAGCAGAGTTAAATTATTTTGCTGAAATTTGCCTCCTCTATGGACTTCGCCAAAATAATT is a window from the Anseongella ginsenosidimutans genome containing:
- a CDS encoding Rne/Rng family ribonuclease is translated as MVKELLINGTPSGVTIALLKDKQLIELHQEQGTNNYVVGDIYLGRIKKIMPGLNAAFVDVGYERDAFLHYLDLGPQVRSLLKISKDIRSGRKYHLLNNFKSEEDINKGGKITEVLSKNQLIPVQIAKEPISNKGPRLSSDISLAGRYLVLVPFSNVISLSKKIKGNAERTRLRKLVENIRPRNFGVIIRTVSEGVSVAELHNDLKELIEKWEAFAVRLKVTEPSQKIVGEIDRTSSILRDILNPDFQNIYVDDPITYSEIGAYIRNIAPTQEKIVKLYKGRAPLFENFGIDKQIKALFGRTVNMQGGAYLIIEHTEAMHVIDVNSGNRTNSQINQEDNALQVNVEAAREIARQLRLRDMGGIIVIDFIDMHKAVNRKQLYNALREEMKDDRAKHTILPPSKFGLVQITRQRVRPEMSIVTVEQCPTCGGTGEVKASILLMDDIENNLEYILREQNESHITLCVHPYIEAFLKKGLVSRQVKWYFRYKKWIRIKPVSSYHFTEYHFYSDKDEEIKI
- a CDS encoding tetratricopeptide repeat protein translates to MFSGKQIGVILSVGILITALYLLPVKGLVNPEEENSSEPAGTEAAFGPAELAEAEKQNINPSLLVEIEEIEKELAEKPGDTALLKKLAGEWEELNISNVSGLYYMELAEKQPTAGNWLKAGDQLREGYKTMSDTIQRSFLVDKALSAYQHALQLDPENLDAQTGLGAVTVEGTPAPMKGIQLLLGVVEKDPGNPGANLTLGKFSMQTGQYEKARDRFLTVVESQPGGEVYFYLGEAYRQLGEKENAIAAYETTKKYIVDPQFTSMIDNIIEELK
- a CDS encoding HU family DNA-binding protein, with translation MTKAEVIAEIANKTGIEKVDVAETIEAFFKVVKTSMIEGNNIYVRGFGSFVVKKRAQKTARNISKNTAIIIPEHHIPSFKPAKVFVEKVKNSSKKKSSQAELIK